From Pagrus major chromosome 2, Pma_NU_1.0, one genomic window encodes:
- the mlf1 gene encoding myeloid leukemia factor 1: MFNSNHLREFDEDPFWSDPFRAHRDHMRHMMRSFSEPFGGPLMSSIMDGRSRGSEVAEHPSSSPALRDEHRDMMRNPFGMFDNVMSNMRNRMHRNFENMSTDSNTHSFSSSSVMTYSKVGNEPPKVFQASTSTRRAPGGIKETRRALKDSESGLEKMAIGHHIQDRGHVVEKKYNKKTGEKEFIQDFENLDESEAQSFDDEWQQELSKFQSSGPMSRLEAPRLRGVHQAAIAGPEQADRHQSKGNAKGNVKFSDSTKQ; the protein is encoded by the exons ATGTTCAACAGTAATCATCTCAGGGAGTTTGATGAGGATCCGTTCTGGTC GGATCCATTCCGGGCTCACAGGGATCATATGCGGCACATGATGCGCAGCTTCTCTGAGCCATTCGGCGGGCCCTTGATGTCCAGTATAATGGATGGGAGAAGCCGTGGTAGTGAAGTGGCAGAGCACCCTAGCTCGTCCCCTGCGCTGAGGGACGAACACAGG GACATGATGAGGAACCCTTTCGGCATGTTCGACAACGTGATGTCCAACATGAGAAACAGGATGCACAGAAACTTT gagaaCATGTCCACAGATTCAAACACCCACTCATTCAGCTCCTCATCAGTCATGACATATTCGAAGGTTGGAAATGAGCCTCCCAAGGTCTTCCAGGCGAGCACATCGACGCGCCGTGCCCCTGGAGGG ATCAAGGAGACCCGGCGAGCACTTAAAGATTCCGAGAGCGGTCTGGAAAAGATGGCCATTGGTCACCACATCCAGGACAGGGGACATGTTGTTGAGAAGAAATacaacaagaaaacaggagagaagGAGTTCATCCAGGACTTTGAGAATTTGGATGAAT CTGAAGCACAGTCATTTGACGATGAGTGGCAGCAGGAGTTGTCCAAGTTTCAGTCATCTGGCCCCATGTCTCGCCTGGAGGCACCCCGACTCCGTGGTGTTCACCAGGCAGCCATCGCCGGCCCTGAGCAGGCTGACAG ACACCAATCAAAGGGCAACGCTAAGGGAAACGTGAAATTCTCAGACTCGACAAAGCAGTAA
- the med29 gene encoding mediator of RNA polymerase II transcription subunit 29 — translation MASQQQQAGGPMSQPGLQQQQLSQQQDFDPVHRFKMLIPQLKESLQNLMKIASLNLAHNTSIDNGIKSSDASVQRFDKSLEEFYALCDQLELCLRLAYECLSQSIDSAKHSPNLVPTATKPDTVQTESMSYAQYLGMIKSQISCAKDIHNALLECSKKIAGKVQPQGIM, via the exons ATGGCGTCTCAACAGCAGCAGGCTGGTGGGCCGATGTCTCAGCCCGGATTACAACAGCAACAATTGAGTCAACAGCAAGACTTCGATCCGGTGCATAGATTCAAGATGCTTATTCCACAGCTGAAGGAGAGTCTCCAG aacCTAATGAAGATTGCATCCCTGAATTTGGCCCATAACACGTCAATTGACAACGGCAT CAAAAGCAGCGACGCCTCTGTTCAGCGCTTTGACAAAAGCTTAGAGGAGTTTTATGCCCTCTGTGATCAACTGGAGCTGTGTTTG CGGCTGGCGTACGAGTGCCTCTCCCAGAGCATTGACAGCGCCAAACATTCACCCAACTTGGTCCCGACAGCCACCAAGCCAGACACGGTTCAGACAGAGTCCATGTCTTACGCCCAGTACCTCGGCATGATCAAGTCTCAGATTTCCTGCGCCAAAGACATCCACAACGCTTTGCTGGAGTGCTCCAAGAAGATCGCAGGAAAGGTACAGCCTCAAGGAATCATGTAG
- the ppp2r1bb gene encoding serine/threonine-protein phosphatase 2A 65 kDa regulatory subunit A beta isoform produces MAGADGDDSLYPIAVLIDELRNEDVQLRLNSIKKLSTIALALGVERTRTELLPFLTDTIYDEDEVLLALAEQLGNFTMLVGGPEYVHCLLPPLESLATVEETVVRDKAVESLRKISQEHSPVDLEVHFEPLVKRLASGDWFTSRTSACGLFSVCYPRVSSTVKAEIRQHFRTLCSDDTPMVRRAAASKLGEFAKVLELDYVKSDIISLFTALASDEQDSVRLLAVEACVSIATLLPQEDLETLVMPTLRQAAEDKSWRVRYMVADKFSELQKAVGPEITKNDLVPAFQNLLKDCEAEVRAAAANKVKEFCENLPEDSREQIIMTHILPCVKELVSDTNQHVKSALASVIMGLSTILGKDNTIEHLLPLFLAQLKDECPEVRLNIISNLDCVNEVIGIRQLSQSLLPAIVELAEDAKWRVRLAIIEYMPLLAGQLGVEFFDEKLNTLCMAWLIDHVYAIREAATCNLMKLVEKFGAEWAQNTIVPKVLGMANDPNYLHRMTTLFCINALSEACGQDITTKQMLPVVLKMSNDQVANVRFNVAKSLQKIGPVLDSNALQTEVKPVLEKLSTDTDMDVKYFAQEAISVLALA; encoded by the exons ATGGCAGGAGCTGATGGAGACGACTCTCTCTACCCTATCGCCGTTCTCATTGATGAACTGCGAAATGAGGATGTTCAG TTGCGACTGAACAGCATCAAGAAGCTGTCCACCATAGCTCTGGCCCTTGGTGTTGAGAGGACTCGCACTGAactccttcctttcctcacAG ACACCATCTATGATGAAGATGAGGTGCTCTTGGCCTTGGCTGAACAGCTTGGCAATTTCACTATGTTGGTGGGAGGGCCAGAATACGTTCACTGTCTCTTG CCTCCTCTGGAAAGCCTTGCTACAGTGGAGGAGACAGTAGTCAGAGATAAAGCCGTGGAGTCCCTGCGGAAGATTTCTCAGGAGCACTCTCCAGTTGACCTGGAGGTCCATTTTGAGCCTTTGGTCAAGCGGCTGGCCAGTGGTGACTGGTTCACCTCTCGCACATCTGCCTGTGGCCTCTTTAGCGTCTGTTATCCCCGTGTCTCCAGCACTGTCAAGGCTGAGATCCGCCA GCATTTTCGCACCCTGTGCTCAGATGACACTCCTATGGTGCGTCGAGCTGCTGCATCTAAACTGGGGGAGTTTGCCAAAGTCTTGGAGCTGGATTATGTAAAAAGTGACATCATTTCCCTCTTCACTGCTCTGGCCTCTGATGAGCAG GACTCAGTGCGACTGCTTGCAGTGGAGGCTTGTGTCAGCATTGCCACCCTGCTGCCTCAGGAGGACCTGGAGACCCTGGTAATGCCAACCCTGCGCCAGGCTGCAGAAGACAAATCCTGGAGGGTCCGCTACATGGTGGCTGATAAGTTCTCTGAG CTCCAGAAAGCAGTGGGACCAGAGATCACCAAGAACGACCTGGTCCCAGCCTTCCAGAATCTCTTGAAGGACTGTGAAGCTGAGGtccgtgctgctgctgccaacAAAGTCAAAG AATTCTGTGAGAACCTCCCTGAGGACAGTCGTGAGCAAATCATCATGACTCACATTCTGCCCTGCGTCAag gAACTTGTTTCAGACACCAACCAGCATGTGAAGTCAGCCCTGGCCTCGGTCATTATGGGCCTTTCAACCATCCTGGGCAAGGACAACACAATAGAGCACTTGCTGCCTCTCTTCCTGGCTCAGCTCAAGGACGAG TGCCCCGAGGTGCGTCTGAACATCATCTCCAACCTAGACTGTGTGAACGAGGTGATTGGCATCCGTCAGCTCTCCCAGTCACTCCTGCCGGCCATTGTGGAGCTGGCAGAGGACGCAAAGTGGAGGGTCCGCCTCGCCATCATAGAGTACATGCCCCTGTTGGCAGGACAGCTG GGAGTGGAATTCTTTGACGAGAAACTCAACACCCTTTGTATGGCCTGGCTTATTGACCACG TGTATGCCATCCGTGAGGCAGCCACCTGTAACCTGATGAAGCTGGTGGAGAAGTTTGGAGCTGAGTGGGCTCAGAACACCATCGTGCCCAAAGTGCTGGGCATGGCCAACGACCCCAATTACCTCCACAGGATGACCACACTGTTCTGCATCAAT GCTTTGTCAGAGGCATGTGGCCAGGACATCACCACAAAGCAGATGCTACCAGTGGTCCTCAAGATGTCCAATGACCAGGTGGCCAACGTTCGCTTCAATGTGGCCAAGTCCCTTCAGAAGATCGGCCCCGTCCTTGACAGCAA TGCCCTTCAAACAGAGGTGAAGCCAGTGCTGGAGAAGCtgtccacagacacagacatggaCGTCAAGTACTTTGCCCAGGAGGCTATCAGTG tTCTGGCCCTAGCATAA